The Phacochoerus africanus isolate WHEZ1 chromosome 15, ROS_Pafr_v1, whole genome shotgun sequence genome has a segment encoding these proteins:
- the INA gene encoding alpha-internexin has protein sequence MSFGSEHYLCTASSYRKVFGDGSRLSSRLSGAGGAGSFRSQSLSRCNVASSAACSSASSLGLGLAYRRSPASDGLDLSQAAARTNEYKIIRTNEKEQLQGLNDRFAVFIEKVHQLETQNRALEAELAALRQRHAEPSRVGELFQRELRELRAQLEEASSARAQALLERDGLAEEVQRLRARCEEESRGREGAERALKAQQRDVDGATLARLDLEKKVESLLDELAFVRQVHDEEVAELLATLQASSQAAAEVDVAVAKPDLSSALREIRAQYESLAAKNLQSAEEWYKSKFANLNEQAARSTEAIRASREEIHEYRRQLQARTIEIEGLRGANESLERQILELEERHSAEVASYQDNIGQLENDLRNTKSEMARHLREYQDLLNVKMALDIEIAAYRKLLEGEETRFSTSGLSISGLNPPPNPSYLLPPRILSSTTSKVSAAGLSLKKEEEEEEASKVASKKTSQIGESFEEILEETVISTKKTEKSNIEESTISSQKI, from the exons ATGAGCTTCGGTTCCGAGCACTACCTGTGCACCGCCTCCTCCTACCGCAAGGTGTTCGGAGACGGCTCGCGCCTGTCCTCACGCCTCTCCGGGGCCGGCGGCGCGGGTAGCTTCCGCTCGCAGTCGCTGTCCCGCTGCAATGTGGCCTCCTCGGCAGCCTGCTCCTCTGCCTCGTCGCTTGGCCTGGGCCTGGCCTACCGCCGCTCTCCGGCGTCGGACGGGCTAGACCTGAGTCAGGCGGCGGCGCGCACCAACGAGTACAAAATCATCCGCACCAACGAGAAGGAGCAGCTGCAGGGCCTCAATGACCGCTTCGCGGTGTTCATCGAGAAGGTGCATCAGCTGGAGACGCAGAACCGCGCGCTCGAGGCTGAGCTGGCTGCGCTGCGACAGCGCCACGCCGAGCCGTCGCGCGTCGGCGAGCTCTTCCAGCGCGAGCTGCGCGAGCTGCGCGCGCAGCTGGAGGAGGCGAGCTCGGCTCGCGCGCAGGCCCTGCTGGAGCGCGACGGGCTGGCCGAGGAGGTGCAGCGGCTGCGGGCACGCTGCGAGGAGGAGAGCCGAGGGCGCGAAGGCGCGGAGCGCGCCCTGAAGGCGCAGCAGCGCGACGTGGACGGCGCCACGCTGGCCCGCCTTGACCTGGAGAAGAAGGTGGAGTCGCTTCTGGACGAGCTGGCTTTCGTGCGCCAGGTGCACGACGAGGAGGTGGCCGAGCTGCTGGCCACGCTGCAGGCATCGTCTCAAGCCGCGGCCGAGGTGGACGTGGCTGTGGCTAAACCAGACCTGAGTTCGGCGCTGAGGGAGATCCGCGCTCAGTATGAGTCCCTGGCAGCCAAGAACCTGCAGTCAGCCGAAGAGTGGTACAAGTCCAAGTTTGCCAACCTAAACGAGCAGGCGGCGCGCAGCACCGAGGCGATCCGGGCCAGCCGCGAAGAGATTCACGAGTACCGGCGTCAGCTGCAGGCACGCACCATCGAGATCGAGGGGCTGCGCGGGGCCAATGAGTCCTTGGAGAGGCAGATTCTGGAGCTGGAGGAGCGGCACAGTGCCGAGGTGGCTAGCTACCAG GATAACATTGGGCAGCTGGAGAACGATCTGAGGAACACCAAGAGTGAGATGGCACGCCACCTTCGTGAATACCAGGACTTGCTTAATGTCAAAATGGCTCTTGACATTGAGATAGCAGCTTACAG GAAACTGCTGGAAGGAGAAGAGACACGTTTTAGCACTAGTGGATTAAGTATTTCAGGGCTGAATCCACCTCCCAATCCAAGTTACCTGCTCCCACCTAGAATCCTCAGCTCTACCACCTCCAAAGTATCAGCCGCTGGGCTCTCTCttaagaaagaggaggaggaagaggaagcctCTAAGGTGGCCTCTAAGAAAACCTCCCAGATAGGGGAAAGTTTTGAAGAAATATTGGAGGAGACAGTCATATCTACTAAGAAAACCGAGAAATCAAATATAGAAGAAAGTACCATTTCAagccaaaaaatttaa